The following DNA comes from Nocardioides sp. JQ2195.
CGAGGATCAACCGCTCGTAGGCCTCGAGCAGCGAGCCTGCCCACCCGGAGTCCTCCATGGTGAACTGCATCGAGAGCTTGTTGAGCGCGAAGCCGGGCCCCGGTCGCTTGCCGTAGAAGGACAAGGACAGCTTGGAGGTGTCGGCCAGGTCGAAGGTCAGGTGGTCGGGGCCGTGGTCCCCGATGCCGGACCCCTCGGGGAACATCGACTTGGGTGGCTCCTTGAAGGCGATCGAGATGATCCGCTGGCCCTGGGCGAGCTTCTTGCCGGTGCGCAGGTAGAACGGCACGTCGGCCCACCGCCAGTTGTCGACGAAGCACTTCAGCGCGATGAAGGTCTCGGTGTCGGATCGCGGGTCGACCCCCTCCTCCTCGCGGTAGCCGTCGTACTGCCCGCGCACGACGTCGTGCGGATCGAGCGGCAGCATCGAGCGGAAGACCTTGTGCTTCTCCTCGCTGATCGACATCGCGTCGAGGGTCACCGGCGGCTCCATCGCGATGAAGGCCAGCACCTGGAAGAGGTGGGTGACCACCATGTCGCGGTAGGCGCCGGTGCCCTCGTAGAAGCCGGCACGCCCCTCGACGCCGAGCGTCTCGGGGATGTCGATCTGGATGTGGTCGATGTGGTTGCGGTGCCAGATCGGCTCGAAGAGTCCGTTGGCGAAGCGCAGGGCGAGGATGTTGAGCGCCGGCTCCTTGCCGAGGAAGTGGTCGATGCGGAAGATCTGGTCCTCGGCGAACACCTCGTGGATCGAGTCGTTCAGCGACCTCGCCGACGCGAGGTCGGTGCCGAACGGCTTCTCCATGACGATGCGGCTGTTCTCGACGAGCTCGGCCTCGTCGAGACGGCGTACGACGGCCAGCGCGGCCTTCGGCGGCACGGACAGGTAGTGCAGCCGCGCCTGCGGGTCCTCGCAGTCGGCCTCCGCCTCCGCGACCCCGGCCAGGAGGTTGTCGAGGCCGTCGTTGGCCCAGAAGAGCCGCTTGGCGAACTCCTCGAACTCGTCCTTGTCCTGCTCGTCGTCGCTGAACTCCTCGATCGACGTGCGGGCGAAGTCGATGAACGAGTCGCGGGTGTGCTCGTCGAGCGACGTGCCGACGACCTGCATGTGGGGCAGCAGCCCGGAGCGCCACAGGTGCAGCATGCCCGGCAGCAGCTTGCGCCGCGCCAGGTCGCCGGTGGCCCCGAAGAGAACGATGGTGGTGGGAGGTCCGGGTGTGCCCTGCGGATTGTCTGCCATGGCCCCAGCCTGCCACGCACCTCAATCCTTGTGGGAGATCCCCACGTAGGTGGTGTTGAGGTACTCCTCGATGCCCTCGAAGCCGCCCTCGCGTCCGAAGCCACTCGCCTTGACCCCGCCGAAGGGGGCCGCCGGGTTGGAGACCAGCCCGGTGTTCACGCCGACCATGCCGAAGTCGAGGGACTCCACGACCCTCAGCGTGCGGTCGAGGTCGCGGGTGTAGACGTAGGACGAGAGGCCGTACTCGGTGTCGTTGGCCATCGCGATCGCCTCCTCCTCCTTGTCGAAGACGCTGATCGGGGCCACCGGACCGAAGATCTCCTCGCGGTTGATGCGGGCTTCGGCGGGGACGTCGGTCAGCACGGTCGGCGGGAAGAAGTTGCCGTCGACCTCTCCACCGACGACCTTGGTGGCGCCGGCCTCGACCGCCTCGTCGACGAGCTCCTTGACGCCGGCGACAGCCTTCTCGTCGATCAGTGGGCCGACGTCGACGCCGTCGTCCTGGCCGCGCCCCACCGTGAGGGCGCCCATCCGCTCGGCGAGCTTGGTGCTGAACTCCTCGGCCACTCCGCGCTGCACGAGGAACCGGTTGGCCGAGGTGCAGGCCTCCCCCATGTTGCGCATCTTGGCGACCATCGCACCCTCGATCGCGGCATCGACGTCCGCGTCGTCGAAGACCAGGAAGGGCGCATTGCCGCCGAGCTCCATCGAGACCCGCTGCAGGTTCCCGGCCGACTGCTCGACCAGTCCCTTGCCGACGGCCGTGGACCCGGTGAAGGAGATCTTGCGCAGCCGGTCGTCACCCATCAGGGCTGCGGTGATCTCCTTCGAGGACGTCGAGGTGACCACCTGGAGCACGTCCTTCGGGAGACCCGCCTCGTCGAAGACCTCGGCCAGCTTGACCATGGTCAGCGGGGTCGCCGAGGCGGGCTTGATGATCACCGTGCACCCTGCGGCCAGGGCAGGCCCGATCTTGCGGGTGCCCATCGCCAGCGGGAAGTTCCACGGCGTCACGAACAGGCACGGGCCGACCGGCTTCTTCAGCGTCAACAGCTTCGACCCACCGGCCGGGGCGTCCAGCCAGCTGCCGCGGATCCGGACCGCCTCCTCGGAGAACCAGCGCAGGAACTCCGCGCCGTAGGTCACCTCGGCCTTGCCCTCGGCGGTCGGCTTCCCCATCTCGAGGCTGATCGTGCGGGCGAAGTCGTCGGCCCGCTCGGTGACCAGGTCGAAGGCACGGCGCAGGATCTCACTGCGCTCGCGTGGTGGCGTGGCGGCCCACCCGGCCTGCGCGGCAACCGCCCGGTCCAGCGCGGCGAGCGCTTCCTCGGCCGTGGCGTCGGGCACCTGGCCGAGCACCGATCCGTCGACGGGGTCAAGGACATCGAAGGTGGCTGTGTCGGCACTCATGCTTCCGACCCTAGCCCGCCCCCGCGAACCGTGGATTCTTGCTGCGCAGGTCGCGGGTCAGGGCA
Coding sequences within:
- the zwf gene encoding glucose-6-phosphate dehydrogenase, which translates into the protein MADNPQGTPGPPTTIVLFGATGDLARRKLLPGMLHLWRSGLLPHMQVVGTSLDEHTRDSFIDFARTSIEEFSDDEQDKDEFEEFAKRLFWANDGLDNLLAGVAEAEADCEDPQARLHYLSVPPKAALAVVRRLDEAELVENSRIVMEKPFGTDLASARSLNDSIHEVFAEDQIFRIDHFLGKEPALNILALRFANGLFEPIWHRNHIDHIQIDIPETLGVEGRAGFYEGTGAYRDMVVTHLFQVLAFIAMEPPVTLDAMSISEEKHKVFRSMLPLDPHDVVRGQYDGYREEEGVDPRSDTETFIALKCFVDNWRWADVPFYLRTGKKLAQGQRIISIAFKEPPKSMFPEGSGIGDHGPDHLTFDLADTSKLSLSFYGKRPGPGFALNKLSMQFTMEDSGWAGSLLEAYERLILEAVKGNRTLFTTAEGVERLWEISEPVLKNMPPVRAYPQGSWGPNQIHQLIAPASWRLPFERKWRDG
- a CDS encoding NAD-dependent succinate-semialdehyde dehydrogenase; translated protein: MSADTATFDVLDPVDGSVLGQVPDATAEEALAALDRAVAAQAGWAATPPRERSEILRRAFDLVTERADDFARTISLEMGKPTAEGKAEVTYGAEFLRWFSEEAVRIRGSWLDAPAGGSKLLTLKKPVGPCLFVTPWNFPLAMGTRKIGPALAAGCTVIIKPASATPLTMVKLAEVFDEAGLPKDVLQVVTSTSSKEITAALMGDDRLRKISFTGSTAVGKGLVEQSAGNLQRVSMELGGNAPFLVFDDADVDAAIEGAMVAKMRNMGEACTSANRFLVQRGVAEEFSTKLAERMGALTVGRGQDDGVDVGPLIDEKAVAGVKELVDEAVEAGATKVVGGEVDGNFFPPTVLTDVPAEARINREEIFGPVAPISVFDKEEEAIAMANDTEYGLSSYVYTRDLDRTLRVVESLDFGMVGVNTGLVSNPAAPFGGVKASGFGREGGFEGIEEYLNTTYVGISHKD